In the Engystomops pustulosus chromosome 2, aEngPut4.maternal, whole genome shotgun sequence genome, one interval contains:
- the LIPI gene encoding lipase member I: MLPRLCLGLGFLLSCQIYSVKTDPGEICHNFTDLNLPDAIVGTELHVQLLLYTRENANCSGDLNKENTTAFKYLDVSKKTIFITHGYRPTGSPPVWLDEIVQKLLHLDDFNVILVDWNRGATTVIYHNAAGKSKKVAEILKSLIDKMLDQGGSLDSIYMIGVSLGAHISGFVGKMYNGSIGRITGLDPAGPLYNGKPPEERLHYSDAKFVDVVHTDIDALGYRENLGHIDFYPNGGTDQPGCPKTILSGSEYFKCDHQRSVFLYIASLNDSCSVTTFPCESYKDYRIGKCMDCQQFASLGCPVLGFYADKWKDYLVARNPPVTKAFFDTASAKPFCIFHYFVDFITLNAKPHSGYITIKLESSSGNVTESKLDQDAATFEQNKEVTLLAKFHQEFDDIAKVSLMFTTGSVIGPKYKLRVLRMRLRSSFDPEREIFCRYDFVLPENVEVDFLPIPCEKSHFFSSCCGENGEECSS, from the exons ATGCTGCCAAGGTTGTGCCTGGGTCTCggcttcctcctctcctgtcagaTCTACTCTGTGAAGACTG ATCCCGGAGAGATATGCCATAACTTTACAGACCTTAACTTACCTGATGCCATTGTTGGGACTGAACTCCATGtgcaattattattatacaccagagaaaATGCAAACTGCTCAGGAGATCTTAACAAGGAAAACACCACGGCTTTCAAGTATTTGGATGTTTCTAAAAAGACCATCTTTATCACCCATGGATACAGGCCGACGGGGTCTCCCCCTGTGTGGTTAGATGAAATTGTGCAGAAACTTCTCCATCTGGATGATTTCAATGTAATCTTGGTGGACTGGAACCGAGGAGCCACAACTGTGATCTATCACAATGCAGCAGGAAAATCCAAGAAAGTTGCAGAAATATTGAAAAGTCTTATTGATAAGATGTTG GACCAAGGTGGATCTCTGGACTCCATCTACATGATAGGAGTCAGCCTCGGAGCACATATTTCTGGCTTTGTTGGAAAAATGTACAATGGTTCAATTGGCCGAATTACAG GACTGGACCCTGCCGGACCTTTATACAATGGGAAGCCCCCTGAAGAAAGACTGCATTATAGTGATGCTAAGTTTGTGGATGTTGTCCATACTGACATTGATG CTCTGGGATATCGTGAGAATCTGGGACATATTGATTTCTACCCAAATGGAGGAACTGATCAGCCAGGTTGTCCTAAAACTATATTGTCAG GTTCTGAATATTTCAAGTGTGACCACCAGCGGTCGGTCTTCCTGTACATTGCGTCTCTCAATGACTCTTGTAGTGTGACGACTTTTCCGTGTGAAAGCTACAAAGATTATAGAATTGGGAAATGCATGGATTGCCAGCAGTTTGCATCACTCGGCTGCCCTGTTCTAG GTTTTTATGCTGATAAGTGGAAAGATTATCTGGTGGCGAGGAATCCTCCGGTGACGAAAGCTTTTTTTGACACGGCTTCGGCAAAACCATTTTGCA TATTTCATTATTTTGTGGACTTCATCACATTAAACGCTAAACCTCATAGTGGTTATATCACCATCAAGTTGGAGTCTTCATCGGGGAATGTTACCGAATCCAAGCTTGACCA aGATGCGGCTACATTTGAACAAAATAAAGAAGTTACCTTACTGGCCAAATTTCATCAAGAGTTTGATGACATTGCTAAAGTTTCCTTGATGTTCACCACGGGCTCAGTCATTGGACCAAAATACAAACTGCGAGTTCTAAGGATGCGGCTCAGATCTTCCTTTGATCCTGAAAG GGAAATTTTCTGCCGCTACGACTTTGTTCTTCCTGAAAATGTCGAAGTTGATTTTCTTCCCATTCCATGTGAAAAATCCCACTTTTTTTCTTCCTGTTGTGGCGAGAATGGAGAAGAATGCTCTTCATGA